Proteins from a genomic interval of Micromonospora sp. NBC_00389:
- a CDS encoding GIY-YIG nuclease family protein: protein MVPHRRDAPRRKPRVLHLRRTLGAILANAADLDRIDENHLTSWMYDHLRVITVPCGDADTLGRLEEAVLGETNPILNLKGMPRTTIRARITELRRRYT from the coding sequence CTGGTCCCGCATCGCCGGGATGCACCTCGGCGGAAACCACGAGTTCTCCACCTTCGCCGCACGCTCGGCGCAATCCTGGCGAACGCCGCAGACCTAGACCGCATCGACGAGAACCACCTCACTAGCTGGATGTACGACCATTTGAGAGTCATCACGGTGCCCTGCGGCGACGCGGACACCCTCGGCAGACTCGAGGAAGCCGTACTGGGGGAGACGAACCCGATCCTCAACCTCAAAGGCATGCCTCGGACGACTATCCGGGCTCGCATCACGGAACTCCGGCGCAGGTACACCTGA
- a CDS encoding DUF6884 domain-containing protein, whose product MDRTERGLARGEPSVRLTWPELDRMVGGLPPSATRHRAWWSGDRPHVRIWRSAGYTLGHLVLGEEITFLRTAHHEDATDQPAAPTFRPDQAARPNLLLLACAQTKLDVPAPARRLYTSPLFRRGRTYAEHLGVPWFILSAEHALVTPDQLLTPYERYLPRTSDSYRAAWGLWAVERLDLLAGPLSGLVVEVHAGAAYVGAIAHHLTAEGAHVVDPLRGMAIGARLHWYDAQRTTGAVRPTAEPGTMADSLVEGLTTDDAAITPKEFLASQGAHLKVPGLYSWWVDDTGAADLARGLQLPIPPGLIYVGLAGATRWPSGKRSTNTLWSRIAGMHLGGNHEFSTFAARSAQSWRTPQT is encoded by the coding sequence ATGGACCGCACTGAGCGAGGCCTTGCAAGAGGTGAGCCGTCGGTTCGACTGACGTGGCCAGAACTCGACCGCATGGTCGGCGGTCTGCCACCCTCCGCAACACGGCACCGCGCCTGGTGGTCCGGCGACCGCCCGCACGTCCGTATCTGGCGCTCGGCCGGCTACACGCTCGGACACCTGGTCCTCGGAGAAGAGATCACGTTCCTCCGGACGGCGCACCACGAGGACGCAACCGATCAGCCCGCTGCCCCCACGTTCCGCCCGGACCAAGCCGCTCGCCCCAATCTCCTCCTTCTTGCCTGCGCGCAAACCAAGCTCGACGTGCCGGCACCCGCACGCCGGCTCTACACCTCTCCCTTGTTCCGCAGGGGGCGCACTTACGCCGAACATCTGGGTGTCCCATGGTTCATCCTGTCGGCCGAACACGCGCTCGTGACTCCAGACCAACTCCTGACTCCCTACGAGCGGTACCTGCCCCGCACGTCGGACAGCTACCGAGCCGCGTGGGGCCTCTGGGCGGTGGAACGCCTCGACCTCCTCGCCGGCCCACTGAGCGGACTCGTTGTCGAAGTGCACGCCGGGGCGGCATACGTCGGTGCCATCGCCCATCACCTGACGGCCGAGGGCGCCCACGTCGTTGACCCGCTGCGCGGCATGGCCATTGGAGCGCGGTTGCACTGGTACGACGCACAACGGACGACCGGCGCCGTCCGGCCCACTGCCGAGCCGGGCACCATGGCCGACAGCCTTGTCGAAGGCCTCACCACTGACGATGCCGCGATCACGCCGAAGGAATTCCTCGCCTCCCAGGGCGCCCACCTGAAGGTCCCTGGCCTCTACAGCTGGTGGGTTGACGACACCGGTGCCGCCGATCTGGCTCGTGGACTCCAACTTCCGATCCCGCCCGGATTGATCTACGTAGGCCTGGCCGGCGCTACCCGATGGCCCAGCGGCAAGCGGTCCACGAACACACTCTGGTCCCGCATCGCCGGGATGCACCTCGGCGGAAACCACGAGTTCTCCACCTTCGCCGCACGCTCGGCGCAATCCTGGCGAACGCCGCAGACCTAG
- a CDS encoding DUF429 domain-containing protein: MLTLGVDLAAADKRTAMAAIEWLSDRAVVRDLILDVSDACIVKASQHADKTGLDCPLGWPGPFVALMTAHQSGHVTIAEGEGEGAQWRRRMAYRLTDEVVREKTGIVPLSVAADRIAHTALRCAGLLAMLAADGQDVDRCGGGKIVEVYPAAALNCWGLTHRGYKGRGQQVQHADLVTALCAAAPWLELGAFEALCRRSHDAFDSVIAALSARAAAIGKASRPNDGQRAAARTEGWIALPTCPPSGLIDMAEA; encoded by the coding sequence GTGTTGACCCTCGGCGTTGACCTCGCAGCAGCAGACAAGCGCACGGCGATGGCCGCGATCGAGTGGCTGTCGGACCGCGCGGTGGTGCGGGACCTGATACTCGACGTCAGCGACGCCTGCATCGTCAAGGCCAGCCAGCACGCGGACAAGACCGGGCTGGACTGCCCGCTCGGATGGCCGGGACCGTTCGTCGCGCTCATGACGGCCCACCAGTCCGGTCACGTCACCATCGCCGAAGGCGAGGGCGAGGGCGCACAGTGGCGCCGTCGCATGGCCTACCGTCTCACAGACGAGGTCGTGCGCGAGAAGACCGGAATCGTTCCGCTCAGCGTGGCAGCGGACCGCATCGCGCACACCGCTCTCCGCTGCGCCGGCCTGCTGGCAATGCTCGCCGCCGACGGGCAGGACGTCGATCGCTGCGGCGGCGGCAAGATCGTCGAGGTGTACCCGGCGGCGGCCCTGAACTGCTGGGGGCTGACGCACCGCGGTTACAAGGGACGAGGCCAGCAGGTCCAGCACGCCGACCTCGTGACCGCACTGTGCGCGGCCGCACCGTGGCTGGAGCTGGGAGCGTTCGAAGCGCTGTGTCGGCGCAGCCACGACGCGTTCGACTCGGTGATCGCGGCGTTGAGTGCGCGCGCCGCGGCGATCGGGAAGGCCAGCCGTCCGAACGACGGGCAGCGGGCGGCCGCGCGTACCGAGGGCTGGATCGCCCTGCCCACCTGCCCACCCAGCGGCCTCATCGATATGGCAGAAGCATGA
- a CDS encoding DUF6361 family protein produces the protein MTSGLSWLDSSRDDQQRMRELLKLFSDTESRDELGIGQVRDAFSDLLFPGTSVLQNRARYLLIAPWCYQEAQRRGLRGDRLAAQVDRNERKVIDALLRGDNTEGVIGRRAGVGVRTLPSSIYAAALLRYGIRTGDDDAASDRRLAASMAEADELTERSSGTWHPTLPGAPAGFPNEVEGGLRLRPDEARWLRERILAAAPNTLLAYLLAAENRPGWDSEAAWDEPATLAAPEPIGSLVRDAERFSLAIHGAALLYNLLIADRYEQAGLTEHEEPVAWYRDALLDWNGRVSAEHGLKGWDRSGMWTRLIQQNPRIAANVAARRFIDRWLDAVTSGAAGDAATNQSLRNLVAERERSVKKGQSRLVNDKLLRTWSGASGSRRLVFRWPQVRRILADIHDGCAADLPEAAGARA, from the coding sequence ATGACTTCGGGACTGAGCTGGTTGGACAGCTCCCGCGACGACCAGCAACGCATGCGCGAGCTGCTCAAGCTCTTCAGCGACACGGAGAGCCGGGACGAGTTGGGCATCGGCCAGGTCCGCGACGCGTTCAGCGACCTGCTCTTTCCCGGTACCTCCGTCCTCCAGAACCGAGCCCGATATCTGCTGATCGCGCCCTGGTGCTACCAGGAGGCGCAGCGGCGCGGGCTGCGCGGTGACCGCCTCGCCGCGCAGGTCGACCGCAACGAACGGAAGGTGATCGACGCCCTGCTGCGCGGAGACAACACCGAGGGCGTGATCGGACGGCGGGCCGGTGTCGGCGTGCGAACGCTGCCGTCGAGCATCTACGCGGCGGCGCTGCTGCGGTACGGCATCCGCACCGGTGACGACGACGCCGCATCGGACCGGCGGTTGGCAGCCAGCATGGCCGAGGCCGATGAACTGACCGAACGGTCGAGCGGAACCTGGCACCCGACGCTGCCAGGGGCGCCGGCGGGCTTCCCTAATGAGGTCGAGGGTGGGCTGAGGCTGCGCCCGGATGAGGCCCGCTGGCTGCGCGAGCGGATTCTCGCCGCGGCGCCGAACACCCTGTTGGCGTACCTTCTCGCGGCTGAAAACCGCCCGGGTTGGGACAGTGAGGCGGCGTGGGATGAGCCGGCCACGCTGGCCGCGCCGGAGCCGATCGGCTCGCTGGTGCGCGATGCCGAGCGATTCTCGCTGGCGATTCACGGCGCGGCGCTGTTGTACAACCTGCTCATCGCCGATCGGTACGAGCAGGCGGGCTTGACCGAGCACGAGGAGCCGGTGGCCTGGTACCGCGACGCCCTTCTGGACTGGAACGGTCGAGTGTCGGCGGAGCACGGCCTCAAGGGCTGGGACCGGTCGGGCATGTGGACCCGGCTCATTCAGCAGAACCCGCGGATCGCCGCGAACGTCGCCGCACGCCGGTTCATCGACCGCTGGCTCGACGCGGTCACCAGCGGAGCCGCGGGCGACGCCGCCACCAACCAGAGCCTGCGGAACCTCGTGGCCGAGCGGGAACGGTCGGTGAAGAAAGGCCAGTCGCGGCTGGTCAATGACAAGCTGCTGCGCACGTGGAGTGGTGCGTCGGGCAGCCGACGCTTGGTGTTTCGCTGGCCACAGGTTCGCCGGATCCTCGCCGACATCCACGACGGCTGCGCCGCCGATCTGCCGGAGGCTGCCGGTGCTCGCGCCTGA
- a CDS encoding phospholipase D family protein encodes MLAPDSRALLLDALRPPPGARLSRAMALTFTLDLESLLVAPLAFAAHGVRESTDPIAVMEGVRHCADRIDVFCQTGQIVVPPTQSALLAFVEPMVHQVRRPRPGHLFHPKLWALRFHDEATGETSLRLLVLSRNLTKDRSWDVCLRLDGNPGTRRVAGNKPLFDLVQHTLQLTVAPLPADRRAAIEALGEDLRRAEWEYPEGVREMYFHALGVPRARPPDFEGTRHLVISPFCTPGGLDRCAPSGQLALVSRQETLDCLPQESLAGSEALVVSALAGLPVEGAPSALEVLSGLHAKVYVVEKGRQARVLLGSANATDAAFSGNVELLVELAGSRTQWGIDALLGPDAGFREILEPYERHDATEPEPETGVLRDLVRDIAAIPLSATVTSAGDGYGIRLTSEDALPDVPGVRITAQLHTRRGEAALLPPGQPADATFSGLALVDITPFVVVIAEDSTGREQTVVLATLIGDPAHRLDHVIAQQIDTPEKFLQFLLLMLGLGTEAAAAVSGGAGDNGTWRTSGTGILELLLNALVDRPQQLDDLARLVTRIEASGDSKHLLPRGFTELWRVITQARDTMTEAVRS; translated from the coding sequence GTGCTCGCGCCTGACTCTCGTGCGTTACTGCTGGATGCTCTGCGCCCGCCGCCGGGCGCGCGGCTGTCCCGGGCGATGGCGTTGACGTTCACCCTGGATCTGGAGAGTCTGCTGGTCGCCCCGCTGGCGTTCGCCGCGCATGGCGTGCGTGAGTCGACGGACCCGATTGCGGTGATGGAGGGCGTACGGCACTGCGCCGACCGCATCGACGTGTTCTGTCAGACGGGGCAGATCGTGGTGCCACCGACGCAGTCTGCGCTGTTGGCGTTCGTCGAGCCGATGGTGCACCAGGTGCGCCGGCCCAGGCCGGGCCACCTGTTCCACCCGAAGCTGTGGGCGCTGCGCTTCCACGACGAGGCGACCGGGGAGACGTCGCTGCGGCTGCTGGTGCTCAGCCGCAACCTGACCAAGGATCGCAGCTGGGACGTGTGCCTGCGCCTGGACGGTAACCCGGGCACTCGCCGGGTGGCGGGCAACAAGCCGTTGTTCGACCTCGTGCAGCACACGTTGCAGCTGACGGTCGCGCCCCTGCCGGCGGACCGGCGGGCGGCGATCGAGGCGCTGGGTGAGGATCTGCGTCGGGCCGAGTGGGAGTACCCCGAGGGCGTGAGGGAGATGTACTTTCATGCACTGGGGGTGCCCCGTGCTCGTCCACCGGACTTCGAAGGCACGCGTCACCTCGTCATTTCGCCGTTCTGTACGCCCGGTGGCCTGGATCGGTGCGCACCGAGCGGCCAGCTGGCGCTGGTGAGCCGGCAGGAGACGCTCGACTGCCTGCCGCAGGAGAGCCTGGCCGGATCCGAGGCGCTAGTGGTCAGTGCCCTGGCCGGCCTACCCGTCGAGGGGGCGCCGTCCGCCCTAGAGGTGCTCAGTGGGCTGCACGCGAAGGTGTACGTGGTGGAGAAGGGCCGCCAGGCACGGGTCCTGCTCGGCTCGGCAAACGCCACCGATGCGGCGTTCAGCGGCAACGTCGAGCTGCTGGTGGAGCTGGCCGGTAGCCGCACCCAGTGGGGCATCGACGCGCTCCTGGGTCCCGATGCGGGATTCCGGGAGATCCTCGAACCCTACGAACGCCATGACGCCACCGAACCGGAGCCGGAAACGGGCGTACTGCGTGATCTGGTCCGCGACATCGCCGCCATCCCGCTGTCGGCCACCGTCACGTCCGCAGGAGACGGCTATGGCATCCGGCTGACCTCCGAAGACGCCCTGCCCGACGTGCCGGGCGTCCGCATCACCGCGCAGCTGCATACGCGCCGCGGCGAGGCGGCGCTGCTTCCTCCGGGACAACCGGCGGACGCGACGTTCAGCGGGCTTGCGCTGGTCGACATAACCCCGTTCGTCGTCGTCATCGCGGAGGACAGCACCGGTCGGGAACAAACCGTCGTCCTGGCCACCCTGATCGGCGACCCCGCGCACCGGCTCGACCACGTCATCGCCCAACAGATCGACACGCCGGAGAAGTTCCTGCAGTTCCTGCTACTCATGCTCGGCCTCGGGACCGAGGCTGCCGCCGCCGTCAGCGGCGGCGCCGGCGATAACGGCACCTGGCGCACCAGCGGGACCGGAATCCTCGAACTGCTACTCAACGCTCTCGTCGACCGGCCGCAACAGCTCGACGACCTGGCCCGGCTGGTCACCCGCATCGAAGCCAGCGGCGACAGCAAGCACCTGCTGCCGCGCGGCTTCACCGAGCTGTGGCGGGTCATCACGCAGGCACGTGACACGATGACAGAGGCGGTGCGCTCGTGA
- a CDS encoding helicase-related protein codes for MKRYDAGPVMAGLKDFQRATVAHVIDRYFGTEATRRFLVADETGLGKSVVARGVIAQTLQRLQDDDSVERVDVIYVCSNQDVARQNIGRLRVTPDETVTLSSRLTLLAKHADQLNATTATAGKPINLVAFTPGTSFDQGWRTGTAEERALLFLILEQANSWNGWRTRAALRALQAGVATPERFEEQCNRLWTQLDGKLDPTITGEFLRQARQRGLLDEFDALLDGIGRRSSLPNALREDARKLTGDLRTALATAGVEVLEPDLIILDEFQRFRELLDPSGGEGAELARHLFDYRAARVLLLSATPYKPFTFAEEAAAGEDHYADFRQVLRFLSDDESWHADVTKAFEAYRDALVRGEPCGDLREWLRNLLLRVMCRTERPVLGQDGMLREHISLADDLEVPDVRSYVAMRRIATTLGAPMTVEYWKSAPYFLNFLDGYQLGDKVRTALGGQPHPEVPALLASAQLLDGDVISRREPVDLGNGRLRQLAADTVDRGWWQLLWLPPSMPYYALGEPFAGAAREGITKRLLFSSWNATPTAVAGLLSYEAERRLGRAGEAHRHLDYRVEHGRPAAMSTLALFWPHPTLAALCDPLALARQRPDETAPLEVLEREGRERLLDHASTERADPGSGTAEPWELVFRWPGADPSIEDAAATLGTSADDDGAATGLDRHVARARELASQAAYPTAGHLNGLIDSVAAIGLHGPGNIAWRALSRLIPGSTVTPEGHWRAAALLANGLRSLFNRPESAQLIDSLAMGEVYWQAVLRYCAAGGLQAALDEHLHTLRSSASDTGLDDDGLYALAEEAREAIASRPSTYVAFDPHHPNQPIKLPGRFALRYGGRGEEQSQVDRKVAVRRAFNSPFWPFVVATTSAGQEGIDFHQWCSAVVHWNTPANPVDFEQREGRVHRFGGHAVRRNVAAAHRADALRSTEPDVWKAAYDAARAISGELGDFAPYWVFPGPAKIERHVLPYPLSRDQARLDRLKADLVVYRLAFGQPRQEDLLTLLRRQENGAEGVPDILDLRPTPQGGRS; via the coding sequence GTGAAGCGGTACGACGCCGGCCCGGTCATGGCCGGCTTGAAGGACTTCCAGCGCGCCACGGTCGCGCACGTCATCGACCGATACTTCGGCACCGAGGCGACCCGCCGCTTCCTCGTCGCCGACGAGACCGGCCTCGGCAAGAGCGTCGTCGCCCGAGGCGTCATCGCGCAAACCCTGCAGCGGCTGCAGGACGACGACAGCGTGGAGCGGGTCGACGTCATCTACGTCTGCTCAAACCAGGACGTCGCGCGGCAGAACATTGGCCGGCTACGGGTCACCCCCGACGAAACAGTCACCCTGTCCAGCCGGCTCACCCTGCTCGCCAAACACGCGGACCAGCTCAACGCCACGACCGCCACCGCCGGCAAGCCGATCAACCTGGTCGCGTTCACCCCCGGCACCTCCTTCGACCAGGGCTGGCGCACCGGTACGGCGGAGGAACGGGCGCTGCTGTTCCTGATCCTCGAACAGGCCAACTCATGGAACGGCTGGCGAACCCGGGCCGCGCTACGGGCGTTGCAGGCGGGCGTCGCAACCCCTGAACGGTTCGAGGAGCAGTGCAACCGCCTGTGGACGCAACTCGACGGGAAACTCGACCCCACGATCACCGGCGAGTTCCTGCGCCAGGCGCGGCAGCGGGGCCTGCTCGACGAGTTCGACGCGCTGCTCGACGGCATCGGTCGGCGCTCCAGCCTGCCCAACGCGCTGCGCGAAGACGCCCGCAAGCTCACCGGCGATCTTCGTACGGCGCTGGCCACCGCCGGCGTCGAGGTCCTCGAACCCGACCTGATCATCCTCGACGAGTTCCAGCGGTTCCGGGAGCTTCTCGACCCGAGCGGCGGCGAGGGCGCCGAGCTCGCCCGGCACCTGTTCGACTACCGGGCCGCCCGGGTGCTGCTGCTGTCGGCCACCCCGTACAAGCCGTTCACCTTCGCCGAGGAGGCTGCCGCCGGCGAGGACCACTACGCCGACTTCCGGCAGGTGCTGCGCTTCCTCAGCGACGACGAGTCCTGGCACGCCGACGTGACGAAGGCGTTCGAGGCGTACCGGGACGCCCTGGTGCGCGGCGAGCCCTGCGGTGACCTGCGCGAGTGGCTGCGCAATCTGCTGCTGCGCGTCATGTGCCGCACGGAACGGCCCGTGCTCGGCCAGGACGGGATGCTGCGCGAGCACATCAGCCTCGCCGACGACCTCGAGGTCCCCGACGTGCGCAGCTACGTGGCGATGCGCCGAATCGCCACCACGCTCGGTGCCCCAATGACCGTCGAGTACTGGAAGTCCGCCCCGTACTTTCTGAATTTCCTCGACGGGTATCAGCTCGGTGACAAGGTCCGGACGGCGCTCGGTGGCCAGCCACACCCCGAGGTGCCCGCGCTGTTGGCCTCCGCACAGCTGCTTGACGGCGACGTGATCAGCCGACGAGAGCCGGTCGATCTTGGCAACGGCCGGCTGCGGCAGCTCGCTGCGGACACTGTTGACCGAGGCTGGTGGCAGCTGCTGTGGCTGCCCCCTTCAATGCCGTACTACGCGCTCGGCGAGCCGTTCGCCGGCGCGGCGCGCGAGGGCATCACCAAGCGGCTGCTGTTCTCCTCCTGGAACGCCACCCCCACGGCCGTGGCAGGGCTGCTCAGCTACGAAGCCGAACGCCGGCTGGGCCGGGCGGGCGAGGCACACCGACACCTCGACTATCGCGTGGAGCACGGCCGCCCGGCGGCGATGAGTACACTCGCGCTCTTCTGGCCGCATCCCACCCTGGCGGCGCTGTGCGACCCCCTGGCCCTGGCCCGGCAACGACCGGACGAAACCGCACCACTCGAGGTCCTCGAGCGGGAAGGCCGGGAACGGCTGCTGGATCACGCCTCCACTGAGCGTGCGGACCCCGGATCGGGCACCGCAGAGCCGTGGGAGCTGGTCTTCCGGTGGCCCGGCGCCGATCCCAGCATCGAGGACGCCGCCGCGACCCTGGGTACGTCCGCCGATGACGATGGGGCGGCCACCGGTCTGGACCGGCACGTGGCACGGGCCCGCGAGCTGGCGAGCCAGGCCGCCTACCCGACAGCGGGCCACCTGAACGGGCTGATCGACAGTGTCGCGGCGATCGGTCTGCACGGCCCCGGCAACATCGCCTGGCGGGCGCTGTCCCGGCTGATACCTGGCAGCACCGTCACACCGGAGGGACACTGGCGAGCGGCCGCGCTGCTCGCCAACGGGCTGCGATCCCTGTTCAACCGGCCCGAATCCGCGCAGTTGATCGACAGCCTGGCGATGGGCGAGGTCTACTGGCAGGCGGTGCTGCGTTACTGCGCGGCCGGGGGTCTGCAGGCGGCCCTCGATGAACACCTGCACACGCTGCGCAGCTCCGCCTCGGACACCGGGCTGGACGACGACGGGCTGTACGCGCTCGCCGAGGAGGCGCGGGAGGCGATCGCCAGCCGCCCGTCGACGTACGTCGCCTTCGACCCGCACCACCCCAACCAGCCGATCAAGCTGCCGGGCCGGTTCGCGCTGCGCTACGGCGGTCGCGGCGAGGAACAATCCCAGGTCGACCGCAAGGTGGCCGTACGCCGTGCCTTCAACAGCCCGTTCTGGCCGTTCGTCGTCGCAACGACCAGTGCCGGCCAGGAGGGCATCGACTTCCACCAGTGGTGCTCGGCCGTCGTGCACTGGAACACCCCCGCGAACCCCGTGGACTTCGAGCAGCGCGAGGGGCGTGTGCACCGCTTCGGCGGGCACGCCGTCCGCCGCAACGTCGCCGCCGCACACCGCGCCGACGCCCTGCGCTCCACCGAGCCAGACGTGTGGAAGGCCGCCTACGACGCCGCCCGAGCGATCTCGGGGGAGCTGGGCGACTTTGCGCCGTACTGGGTGTTCCCCGGGCCGGCGAAGATCGAGCGACACGTCCTGCCATACCCGCTCAGCCGCGACCAGGCGAGGCTCGACCGGCTCAAGGCAGACCTGGTTGTGTACCGGCTGGCGTTCGGCCAGCCACGCCAGGAGGACCTGCTAACCCTGCTGCGACGTCAAGAGAACGGCGCAGAGGGGGTGCCTGACATCCTGGATCTGCGACCAACCCCACAGGGAGGGCGGTCGTGA
- a CDS encoding HelD family protein, producing the protein MYPVSEELSREQKYFDAAWDHRERMRTTLGLAAGAAANSGAAARIRQDTQARLNRIGGSDEPVAFGRMDYEDGEVFYIGHHAIFDDHAELLVMNWQAPAAARYYEASHADPFGLRLKRNFECSSNTITSFSDTVFAQLAADVAELEAHEDVDDALLADLNSNRTGTMQDIVRTIQAAQFDLIRAPMDQLLVIQGGPGTGKTAVALHRVSWLLFNSQGRLSAQDVLIIGPSPTFTRYTRTVLPSLGDTSIEQRDINQLHPPVKRGRREDPEVVRLKGDGRMAGLVRRALYARVGPPEGQHWVEAQIEGRPVPIAAEELKPLIARCRASAGTYSERRHLFRDLLTDLVSPRVRVNPQRLRTALDPVMDRLWPSFTAASFLRELYGSRDRLMGAAGDEFTAREVSLLHRRPADRLSEETWSDADLSVLDEAEHLINSVEARFTHIVVDEAQDLSPMQLRAIARRSANGSMTIVGDVAQSTGHWARDDWDELLDHLPADLPQVRQELRYGYRVPRQVFELAAQLLPLAAPTVQAPQIVRDGPAEPLIHRIDGDERAAVAVRVAMGHASHGRSVAIICPTTCRPDTERELKAKDVAWRAASAGELGPGINLVGPQEAKGLEFDAVVVMEPEDIVAEDDRGHRLLYVALTRTTRYLDIVCVGDPLAMNDDDRGSGEPTTDGTDDPSDAGTGDAVDAEEGSELEPDPWGEVLDELLGSKSDPAAGSDAAEVKDGPHGGPRAAVEPSNAPQPRGHVSQRFVDLAAEEVVALLRETVAPNLWKSVLARAGEVLDAEG; encoded by the coding sequence ATGTACCCGGTCTCGGAAGAACTAAGTCGCGAGCAGAAGTACTTCGACGCGGCTTGGGACCACCGGGAGCGCATGCGCACGACTCTGGGTCTCGCCGCAGGCGCTGCCGCCAACAGCGGCGCCGCCGCGAGGATCAGGCAGGACACCCAAGCGCGACTGAACCGCATAGGCGGATCGGACGAACCCGTCGCCTTCGGCCGGATGGATTACGAGGACGGCGAGGTCTTCTACATCGGCCATCACGCGATCTTTGATGACCACGCTGAGCTGCTCGTCATGAACTGGCAGGCACCTGCCGCCGCCCGTTACTACGAGGCAAGTCACGCTGACCCGTTTGGGCTGCGCCTCAAGCGCAATTTCGAGTGCTCGAGCAACACGATCACGTCGTTCAGCGACACGGTGTTCGCCCAATTGGCCGCTGACGTCGCGGAGCTGGAGGCGCACGAGGACGTCGACGACGCGCTGCTTGCCGACCTCAACAGCAACCGCACCGGCACGATGCAGGACATCGTCCGGACAATCCAGGCGGCGCAGTTCGATCTCATCCGCGCCCCGATGGACCAGCTGTTGGTCATTCAGGGCGGGCCGGGCACCGGCAAGACAGCAGTTGCGCTGCACAGAGTCTCGTGGCTGCTGTTCAACAGTCAGGGCCGACTCTCGGCCCAGGATGTGCTCATCATCGGCCCGAGCCCCACCTTCACGCGCTACACCCGCACGGTGCTGCCCAGCCTGGGTGACACGAGCATTGAGCAACGTGACATCAACCAGCTGCATCCACCGGTGAAACGTGGTCGCCGAGAGGATCCCGAAGTCGTGAGGCTGAAGGGCGACGGCAGGATGGCTGGGCTCGTGCGGCGGGCTCTCTACGCTCGGGTCGGGCCGCCCGAGGGGCAGCATTGGGTTGAGGCGCAGATCGAGGGCCGCCCCGTGCCGATAGCCGCCGAGGAGCTCAAGCCCTTGATAGCGCGGTGCCGTGCCAGCGCCGGCACATACTCCGAGCGCCGGCACCTGTTCCGGGATCTGCTGACCGATCTCGTCTCCCCCCGGGTCCGCGTGAATCCGCAGCGACTACGGACGGCACTCGATCCCGTGATGGACAGGCTCTGGCCGTCGTTCACAGCCGCATCGTTCCTGCGTGAGCTCTACGGCTCGCGGGACCGGCTGATGGGAGCGGCGGGTGACGAATTCACGGCGCGGGAAGTTTCACTGTTGCACCGGCGGCCCGCCGATCGGCTCTCCGAAGAGACGTGGAGCGACGCCGACCTTTCGGTGCTCGACGAGGCCGAGCACCTAATCAACAGCGTGGAGGCCCGCTTCACGCACATCGTCGTCGACGAGGCGCAGGACCTCTCCCCCATGCAACTGCGAGCCATCGCCCGCCGCTCTGCCAACGGGTCCATGACCATCGTCGGGGACGTCGCTCAGTCGACCGGCCACTGGGCGCGCGACGACTGGGACGAGCTTCTCGATCACCTGCCTGCCGATCTTCCCCAGGTCCGGCAAGAGCTGCGTTACGGCTACCGGGTACCTCGACAGGTCTTCGAGCTTGCGGCCCAGCTCCTCCCTCTCGCCGCTCCCACGGTGCAGGCACCGCAGATCGTGCGGGACGGTCCCGCCGAGCCTCTCATCCACCGGATCGACGGGGACGAGCGTGCGGCTGTGGCCGTCCGCGTCGCGATGGGGCACGCATCCCACGGTCGATCCGTAGCCATCATCTGCCCCACTACCTGCCGCCCCGACACCGAACGAGAGCTGAAGGCCAAAGACGTGGCCTGGCGTGCCGCGTCCGCCGGTGAGCTCGGCCCAGGAATCAACCTGGTCGGTCCTCAGGAAGCCAAGGGCCTCGAGTTCGACGCGGTCGTCGTCATGGAGCCCGAAGACATTGTCGCCGAGGACGACCGGGGCCACCGCTTGCTCTATGTCGCACTGACGAGAACAACCAGGTATCTCGACATCGTCTGCGTCGGCGACCCGCTTGCTATGAACGACGACGACCGCGGATCGGGCGAACCGACGACAGACGGCACCGATGATCCCTCTGATGCGGGGACCGGCGATGCGGTCGATGCAGAGGAGGGTTCGGAGCTCGAACCGGACCCGTGGGGAGAAGTCCTCGACGAGTTGCTCGGTTCGAAGTCGGATCCAGCCGCTGGGTCAGATGCGGCCGAAGTCAAGGACGGCCCGCACGGTGGTCCTCGCGCAGCGGTGGAGCCTTCCAACGCCCCGCAACCCCGAGGACACGTCTCCCAGCGGTTCGTCGATCTGGCGGCGGAGGAGGTAGTCGCACTACTCCGCGAAACGGTCGCGCCGAATCTGTGGAAGTCCGTACTAGCCAGAGCGGGCGAGGTCCTCGACGCAGAGGGCTGA